From Leopardus geoffroyi isolate Oge1 chromosome B4, O.geoffroyi_Oge1_pat1.0, whole genome shotgun sequence, a single genomic window includes:
- the ATP5MC2 gene encoding ATP synthase F(0) complex subunit C2, mitochondrial isoform X1, translated as MGGGAGGVWGLQGRSWPARLPSLLAASDTVPGTNWYLKNDSLVQAAPAPSLPFALPALPPPLSVFCALGAEAAGSRESCGAAWDSLNRPAFLSWVYQESPGPALKRKRRFKEGNGSPATAPHPLKMYTCAKFVSSPFLVRSTSQLLSRSLSAVALKPPEILTDEVPYKSLSSWAAPRPLTSLIPSRGFQTSAASRDIDTAAKFIGAGAATVGVAGSGAGIGTVFGSLIIGYARNPSLKQQLFSYAILGFALSEAMGLFCLMVAFLILFAM; from the exons atgggcgggggggcggggggtgtctgGGGACTTCAGGGGAGATCCTGGCCGGCCCGGCTTCCCTCTCTGCTCGCAGCATCTGACACCGTGCCTGGCACCAATTGGTACTTG AAGAACGACTCGTTGGTTCAGGCCGCGCCTGCGCCGAGCCTTCCTTTCGCTCttcccgccctccccccgcccctctctgtcttctgtgCACTGGGAGCAG AGGCAGCAGGCTCAAGAGAGTCGTGTGGGGCAGCCTGGGATAGTCTTAACCGGCCAGCTTTCCTGTCATGGGTCTACCAAGAGTCCCCTGGCCCTGCTCTCAAGAGGAAAAGAAGGTTTAAGGAAGGGAATGG CTCTCCTGCCACAGCCCCTCATCCCCTGAAAATGTATACCTGTGCAAAGTTCGTCTCCTCCCCCTTCTTG GTCAGGAGCACCTCTCAGCTGTTGAGCCGATCACTGTCTGCAGTGGCACTAAAACCACCAGAGATACTGACAGATGAGGTACCTTATAAG AGCCTCAGCAGCTGGGCAGCCCCACGTCCCCTGACCTCACTTATTCCTAGCCGCGGTTTCCAAACCAGCGCTGCTTCAAGGGACATCGACACAGCAGCCAAGTTCattggggctggggctgccacAGTTGGGGTGGCTGGTTCTGGGGCTGGAATTGGGACTGTGTTTGGGAGCCTCATCATTGGTTATGCCAG gaACCCCTCTCTGAAGCAGCAGCTCTTCTCCTACGCCATTCTGGGCTTTGCCCTCTCGGAGGCCATGGGGCTATTTTGCCTGATGGTGGCCTTTCTCATCCTCTTCGCCATGTGA
- the ATP5MC2 gene encoding ATP synthase F(0) complex subunit C2, mitochondrial isoform X4, whose product MYTCAKFVSSPFLVRSTSQLLSRSLSAVALKPPEILTDEVPYKSLSSWAAPRPLTSLIPSRGFQTSAASRDIDTAAKFIGAGAATVGVAGSGAGIGTVFGSLIIGYARNPSLKQQLFSYAILGFALSEAMGLFCLMVAFLILFAM is encoded by the exons ATGTATACCTGTGCAAAGTTCGTCTCCTCCCCCTTCTTG GTCAGGAGCACCTCTCAGCTGTTGAGCCGATCACTGTCTGCAGTGGCACTAAAACCACCAGAGATACTGACAGATGAGGTACCTTATAAG AGCCTCAGCAGCTGGGCAGCCCCACGTCCCCTGACCTCACTTATTCCTAGCCGCGGTTTCCAAACCAGCGCTGCTTCAAGGGACATCGACACAGCAGCCAAGTTCattggggctggggctgccacAGTTGGGGTGGCTGGTTCTGGGGCTGGAATTGGGACTGTGTTTGGGAGCCTCATCATTGGTTATGCCAG gaACCCCTCTCTGAAGCAGCAGCTCTTCTCCTACGCCATTCTGGGCTTTGCCCTCTCGGAGGCCATGGGGCTATTTTGCCTGATGGTGGCCTTTCTCATCCTCTTCGCCATGTGA
- the ATP5MC2 gene encoding ATP synthase F(0) complex subunit C2, mitochondrial isoform X3 encodes MEPGQRPGHACSDLTASPQKNDSLVQAAPAPSLPFALPALPPPLSVFCALGAEAAGSRESCGAAWDSLNRPAFLSWVYQESPGPALKRKRRFKEGNGSPATAPHPLKMYTCAKFVSSPFLVRSTSQLLSRSLSAVALKPPEILTDEVPYKSLSSWAAPRPLTSLIPSRGFQTSAASRDIDTAAKFIGAGAATVGVAGSGAGIGTVFGSLIIGYARNPSLKQQLFSYAILGFALSEAMGLFCLMVAFLILFAM; translated from the exons ATGGAGCCTGGGCAGAGGCCCGGGCATGCCTGCAGTGACCTCACAGCCTCACCACAG AAGAACGACTCGTTGGTTCAGGCCGCGCCTGCGCCGAGCCTTCCTTTCGCTCttcccgccctccccccgcccctctctgtcttctgtgCACTGGGAGCAG AGGCAGCAGGCTCAAGAGAGTCGTGTGGGGCAGCCTGGGATAGTCTTAACCGGCCAGCTTTCCTGTCATGGGTCTACCAAGAGTCCCCTGGCCCTGCTCTCAAGAGGAAAAGAAGGTTTAAGGAAGGGAATGG CTCTCCTGCCACAGCCCCTCATCCCCTGAAAATGTATACCTGTGCAAAGTTCGTCTCCTCCCCCTTCTTG GTCAGGAGCACCTCTCAGCTGTTGAGCCGATCACTGTCTGCAGTGGCACTAAAACCACCAGAGATACTGACAGATGAGGTACCTTATAAG AGCCTCAGCAGCTGGGCAGCCCCACGTCCCCTGACCTCACTTATTCCTAGCCGCGGTTTCCAAACCAGCGCTGCTTCAAGGGACATCGACACAGCAGCCAAGTTCattggggctggggctgccacAGTTGGGGTGGCTGGTTCTGGGGCTGGAATTGGGACTGTGTTTGGGAGCCTCATCATTGGTTATGCCAG gaACCCCTCTCTGAAGCAGCAGCTCTTCTCCTACGCCATTCTGGGCTTTGCCCTCTCGGAGGCCATGGGGCTATTTTGCCTGATGGTGGCCTTTCTCATCCTCTTCGCCATGTGA
- the ATP5MC2 gene encoding ATP synthase F(0) complex subunit C2, mitochondrial isoform X2, translated as MGGGAGGVWGLQGRSWPARLPSLLAASDTVPGTNWYLKNDSLVQAAPAPSLPFALPALPPPLSVFCALGAEAAGSRESCGAAWDSLNRPAFLSWVYQESPGPALKRKRRFKEGNGSPATAPHPLKMYTCAKFVSSPFLVRSTSQLLSRSLSAVALKPPEILTDESLSSWAAPRPLTSLIPSRGFQTSAASRDIDTAAKFIGAGAATVGVAGSGAGIGTVFGSLIIGYARNPSLKQQLFSYAILGFALSEAMGLFCLMVAFLILFAM; from the exons atgggcgggggggcggggggtgtctgGGGACTTCAGGGGAGATCCTGGCCGGCCCGGCTTCCCTCTCTGCTCGCAGCATCTGACACCGTGCCTGGCACCAATTGGTACTTG AAGAACGACTCGTTGGTTCAGGCCGCGCCTGCGCCGAGCCTTCCTTTCGCTCttcccgccctccccccgcccctctctgtcttctgtgCACTGGGAGCAG AGGCAGCAGGCTCAAGAGAGTCGTGTGGGGCAGCCTGGGATAGTCTTAACCGGCCAGCTTTCCTGTCATGGGTCTACCAAGAGTCCCCTGGCCCTGCTCTCAAGAGGAAAAGAAGGTTTAAGGAAGGGAATGG CTCTCCTGCCACAGCCCCTCATCCCCTGAAAATGTATACCTGTGCAAAGTTCGTCTCCTCCCCCTTCTTG GTCAGGAGCACCTCTCAGCTGTTGAGCCGATCACTGTCTGCAGTGGCACTAAAACCACCAGAGATACTGACAGATGAG AGCCTCAGCAGCTGGGCAGCCCCACGTCCCCTGACCTCACTTATTCCTAGCCGCGGTTTCCAAACCAGCGCTGCTTCAAGGGACATCGACACAGCAGCCAAGTTCattggggctggggctgccacAGTTGGGGTGGCTGGTTCTGGGGCTGGAATTGGGACTGTGTTTGGGAGCCTCATCATTGGTTATGCCAG gaACCCCTCTCTGAAGCAGCAGCTCTTCTCCTACGCCATTCTGGGCTTTGCCCTCTCGGAGGCCATGGGGCTATTTTGCCTGATGGTGGCCTTTCTCATCCTCTTCGCCATGTGA
- the ATP5MC2 gene encoding ATP synthase F(0) complex subunit C2, mitochondrial isoform X5, whose amino-acid sequence MYTCAKFVSSPFLVRSTSQLLSRSLSAVALKPPEILTDESLSSWAAPRPLTSLIPSRGFQTSAASRDIDTAAKFIGAGAATVGVAGSGAGIGTVFGSLIIGYARNPSLKQQLFSYAILGFALSEAMGLFCLMVAFLILFAM is encoded by the exons ATGTATACCTGTGCAAAGTTCGTCTCCTCCCCCTTCTTG GTCAGGAGCACCTCTCAGCTGTTGAGCCGATCACTGTCTGCAGTGGCACTAAAACCACCAGAGATACTGACAGATGAG AGCCTCAGCAGCTGGGCAGCCCCACGTCCCCTGACCTCACTTATTCCTAGCCGCGGTTTCCAAACCAGCGCTGCTTCAAGGGACATCGACACAGCAGCCAAGTTCattggggctggggctgccacAGTTGGGGTGGCTGGTTCTGGGGCTGGAATTGGGACTGTGTTTGGGAGCCTCATCATTGGTTATGCCAG gaACCCCTCTCTGAAGCAGCAGCTCTTCTCCTACGCCATTCTGGGCTTTGCCCTCTCGGAGGCCATGGGGCTATTTTGCCTGATGGTGGCCTTTCTCATCCTCTTCGCCATGTGA